A single window of Undibacterium sp. 5I1 DNA harbors:
- a CDS encoding type II toxin-antitoxin system death-on-curing family toxin, translating into MIDAQKVVEIHDLILSLEPGLSGDHGIDALEGALSRIDRRIDYEELDDVFEIAAMYAVALARGHVFNDGNKRTALVTALTYLSLQGIDIERDDNLEEIMVDVADGTLSQVELADLLYFIYL; encoded by the coding sequence ATGATCGACGCACAAAAAGTAGTTGAAATTCATGATTTAATCCTTAGCTTGGAGCCGGGCTTAAGTGGCGATCATGGCATTGACGCACTTGAGGGCGCGCTTTCAAGAATTGATCGTCGCATAGACTATGAAGAGTTAGATGATGTTTTTGAAATTGCAGCGATGTATGCAGTTGCATTAGCGCGTGGTCATGTTTTTAACGACGGCAATAAGCGTACCGCGCTGGTGACGGCTTTGACCTATTTATCGTTGCAAGGTATTGATATAGAGCGCGATGATAATCTTGAGGAGATCATGGTTGACGTCGCTGACGGAACGCTGAGCCAAGTTGAATTAGCGGATTTACTCTACTTTATTTATCTTTGA
- a CDS encoding branched-chain amino acid ABC transporter substrate-binding protein: MAYQLRPFAKALSASVSLSIAALLAPAAHAENVKIAFIDALSGTFAPTGQTALKNFQMVTEVANKEKWGGPANTIEMVGFDGKGSPQESLTQLKIAIDQGYHYITQGGGSGVALALVDAINKHNERNPGKEIVYLDFAALDPDLTNSKCSFWHFRFEPNSDMRMEALTSYLAKDPSIKKIYIIGQNYALGHQVSRAAKEYLKRKRPDIQIVGDDLHPIATVKDFSPYVAKIKASGADAVITGNWGNDLALLIKAAKDADLKANFYTYTAYTTGVPTAMGAAGVDRVKNVSNWNINNEVFAGKDMAEAVKKKYNEDYWLMSSHSAITMLAKAIKDTGSTDPVKVAFAMEGMTIKSYNGNVEMRKSDHQAQQPIYITNWVKTNGKDVKFDQENTGFGWKTEQKIDTFVASQPTSCQMKRPTR; the protein is encoded by the coding sequence ATGGCCTATCAGTTACGTCCTTTTGCGAAAGCATTATCTGCCTCAGTTTCGCTTTCAATCGCCGCCCTGCTAGCTCCGGCGGCGCATGCAGAGAACGTTAAAATTGCATTTATCGATGCTTTGTCGGGAACGTTCGCACCGACGGGCCAGACTGCCTTGAAAAATTTTCAGATGGTGACTGAAGTTGCGAACAAGGAAAAATGGGGGGGACCGGCTAACACGATAGAAATGGTAGGGTTCGATGGGAAAGGTAGTCCACAAGAGTCGCTGACTCAACTGAAAATAGCGATTGATCAGGGCTATCATTACATCACTCAGGGCGGCGGATCAGGGGTGGCGCTGGCCTTGGTTGATGCCATCAACAAACATAATGAACGTAATCCGGGTAAAGAAATTGTGTATCTGGATTTTGCGGCACTAGATCCGGATCTGACGAACAGCAAATGTAGTTTTTGGCATTTCCGCTTTGAGCCAAACTCTGACATGCGGATGGAAGCGCTGACGAGTTATTTAGCGAAAGACCCAAGTATTAAGAAAATTTATATCATCGGACAAAACTACGCACTCGGGCACCAGGTCAGCCGCGCTGCTAAAGAATATCTGAAGCGTAAACGTCCTGATATTCAGATCGTCGGCGATGATTTGCACCCGATTGCCACTGTTAAAGATTTCTCTCCGTATGTCGCTAAAATCAAAGCCTCGGGTGCCGATGCGGTCATCACCGGCAACTGGGGGAACGATCTCGCCTTGCTGATTAAAGCAGCGAAAGATGCCGACCTCAAAGCCAACTTTTATACCTACACCGCATACACCACTGGCGTACCGACTGCAATGGGTGCTGCGGGTGTAGACCGGGTTAAAAATGTCAGTAACTGGAATATCAATAATGAAGTCTTTGCCGGTAAAGATATGGCTGAAGCAGTTAAGAAGAAATACAATGAAGATTACTGGCTGATGTCTAGTCACAGCGCCATCACCATGTTAGCCAAGGCGATCAAAGATACTGGATCAACCGATCCGGTCAAAGTCGCTTTTGCGATGGAAGGCATGACGATCAAAAGCTATAACGGTAATGTAGAAATGCGTAAATCAGATCATCAGGCACAGCAACCGATCTACATTACTAACTGGGTAAAAACGAACGGTAAAGATGTCAAATTTGATCAGGAAAATACTGGTTTTGGCTGGAAAACTGAGCAAAAAATTGATACCTTTGTGGCCTCGCAACCGACTTCATGTCAGATGAAGCGGCCTACCAGATAA
- the pcaD gene encoding 3-oxoadipate enol-lactonase: protein MSYDPLNHDLERGLQNRRTILGDAWVDRSINNANSFNAEFQQLISRFAWNDIWGRPGLDYKTRRVIVLATTIALGRWEEYELHLRAALLGAPDNRLSPDELKEVLMQSAIYAGVPAANTAFSLALKILREVSAEIGYVIEPLSPFEVSHPGSGKQGRTNSKPALHYSVREARNGKVPRHTIVLSHALGCDLTMWDQLAAVLAEDCRVICYDHRGHGSSDAPLGQFSMADLADDAASLLRELDTGPVVWIGLSMGGMVGQELALRHPSLLRALVIANSTSQYPAAAREIWNQRITTVRTQGIEVIADAVMARYFHEDFRAAHPATVARFRQRVVTTDGDAYIRCCDAVANVNTTDRLSQITLPCLVIAGVSDQGTPVAMAQILADGIAGASLHILDNASHLSAIEQPEAFAQAVTQFLSEI from the coding sequence ATGAGCTACGACCCACTGAATCATGATCTGGAACGCGGTTTACAAAATCGTCGGACTATCCTTGGCGACGCCTGGGTTGATCGCTCTATCAATAATGCGAATAGCTTCAACGCTGAGTTTCAGCAGTTAATTAGCCGTTTTGCCTGGAATGATATTTGGGGCCGTCCCGGTCTGGATTACAAAACCCGCCGCGTTATCGTACTGGCGACGACGATTGCCCTAGGCCGTTGGGAAGAATATGAGTTGCACCTGCGTGCTGCCTTGCTTGGCGCGCCAGACAATCGCTTATCGCCAGATGAGTTAAAAGAAGTCCTGATGCAATCGGCGATCTATGCAGGTGTGCCCGCCGCAAATACTGCGTTCTCATTGGCGCTGAAGATTTTGCGTGAAGTCAGTGCAGAGATAGGTTACGTAATAGAACCGCTCTCACCGTTTGAAGTCAGTCATCCCGGCTCAGGTAAGCAAGGGCGGACTAATAGCAAGCCAGCCTTGCATTACAGCGTGCGAGAAGCACGTAATGGTAAAGTGCCCCGTCATACGATAGTGCTAAGTCACGCCTTGGGTTGTGACTTAACGATGTGGGATCAGCTCGCTGCCGTGTTAGCTGAAGATTGCCGCGTCATTTGCTACGATCATCGTGGGCATGGCAGTTCTGACGCGCCCTTGGGGCAATTTAGTATGGCTGATTTAGCCGACGATGCCGCTAGCTTATTGCGCGAATTAGATACCGGGCCGGTTGTCTGGATCGGTTTATCGATGGGCGGGATGGTGGGACAGGAGCTGGCTTTACGGCACCCCAGTTTGTTACGCGCCTTAGTGATTGCTAATTCCACCTCGCAATATCCAGCCGCGGCGCGCGAGATCTGGAACCAACGCATCACTACTGTTCGCACGCAGGGAATCGAGGTCATTGCTGATGCCGTGATGGCACGCTATTTTCATGAGGATTTTCGCGCTGCTCATCCTGCAACGGTTGCCCGTTTTCGTCAGCGTGTAGTTACTACGGATGGCGATGCTTACATCCGATGTTGTGATGCAGTTGCTAATGTGAATACCACCGATCGCTTGTCGCAAATTACTTTGCCATGCCTGGTGATCGCCGGTGTATCAGATCAAGGCACGCCAGTAGCAATGGCGCAGATTCTGGCAGACGGGATAGCAGGCGCTTCACTGCATATTTTAGACAATGCTTCGCATCTGAGTGCAATCGAGCAGCCAGAGGCATTTGCGCAAGCGGTGACTCAATTTTTGAGCGAGATTTGA
- a CDS encoding helix-turn-helix domain-containing protein, whose product MTEQKSIPVYKLYGESDPWPMADMVHCESIAARSRLHNWHIATHQHNGLFQILYLVAGSAKIQLDDLQYEMKAGQILMLPQMCVHGFKFKRDAIGHVVTIAYPLIQNLMQQLMQRAPQSMGESRLQASDITTSINNISALTVANIHALKNDEESRYIQAAFTMLDNEYRGRLPHRAQLIESLLASILIWLTRSETVALTPANVLQKDRLQSKLSAAVLSQASARRGTHFPRFSELIELHYTTHQAVSYYADQLGITAAHLNALCRQTVGQSALGLIHERLILEAKRNLVYTSMSISVLSYTLGFSDPSYFTRFFKRQVGLSPKEFKQKAGTSA is encoded by the coding sequence ATGACAGAACAAAAAAGCATCCCCGTCTACAAGTTATATGGTGAGAGCGATCCATGGCCGATGGCTGATATGGTGCACTGCGAGTCAATTGCCGCACGTAGTCGCTTGCACAATTGGCATATTGCAACACATCAGCATAATGGCTTATTCCAGATTTTATATCTGGTGGCGGGCAGTGCAAAAATTCAACTGGATGATCTTCAATATGAAATGAAGGCGGGACAGATTTTGATGCTGCCGCAGATGTGCGTGCATGGTTTTAAATTCAAACGTGATGCCATCGGGCATGTGGTCACGATTGCTTATCCGCTGATACAAAATTTGATGCAGCAACTAATGCAGAGAGCGCCGCAATCGATGGGCGAATCACGACTGCAAGCTAGCGACATAACAACTAGTATCAACAACATCAGCGCGTTAACAGTCGCCAACATTCATGCATTAAAAAACGATGAAGAGAGTCGGTATATTCAGGCCGCGTTTACGATGCTGGACAACGAGTATCGCGGCAGATTGCCGCATCGCGCCCAATTGATTGAGTCGCTGCTGGCGAGTATCCTGATCTGGCTGACTCGCAGCGAAACGGTAGCTTTAACACCAGCAAATGTGCTACAAAAAGATCGCCTCCAAAGCAAGCTCAGTGCCGCAGTATTAAGCCAGGCTTCTGCCCGTCGAGGAACGCATTTTCCACGCTTTTCTGAATTGATTGAGTTGCACTACACGACGCATCAAGCCGTCTCTTACTATGCCGATCAGCTAGGTATTACAGCAGCTCATTTAAATGCCTTATGCCGCCAGACTGTCGGGCAATCGGCGCTGGGTTTAATTCACGAACGCCTGATATTAGAAGCCAAGCGCAATCTGGTCTACACATCGATGAGTATTAGCGTGTTGTCGTATACGCTGGGGTTTTCGGACCCGTCTTATTTCACGCGATTTTTTAAACGGCAAGTGGGATTGTCTCCCAAAGAGTTTAAACAAAAAGCGGGAACGAGTGCATGA
- the pobA gene encoding 4-hydroxybenzoate 3-monooxygenase, producing the protein MKTQVAIIGAGPSGLLLGQLLQLQGIDTVILEAKSPEYVLQRIRAGVLEQGTTDLIRKAKAGARMDKEGQIHEGFTLAFNGRNEHIDLKSLTNGKTVMVYGQTEVTRDLMQARSDAGALSIYEATDVQLHDFYTDKPRVTFTKDGEHIELSCDYIAGCDGFHGVSRKSVPADAIKTFERIYPFGWLGILSSTPPVAHELIYANHERGFALCSMRSAVLSRYYVQCPLDDKVEDWSDQRFWDELKSRLPAHVATDLVTGDSIEKSIAPLRSFVAEPMTFGRLFLVGDAAHIVPPTGAKGLNLAASDVYTLYYCLRKTYQDGRVDILGKYSELCLRRIWKAERFSWWMTSVLHKFSDDPFAQKMQSAELEYYTSSLAGRTTIAENYVGLPYEQVL; encoded by the coding sequence ATGAAAACCCAAGTCGCAATTATTGGCGCTGGCCCATCTGGACTATTGCTCGGTCAGCTATTGCAATTACAAGGTATAGACACGGTGATTTTGGAAGCGAAATCGCCGGAGTACGTGTTGCAAAGAATCCGCGCAGGTGTGCTGGAACAAGGCACGACTGATCTGATCCGGAAAGCAAAAGCAGGTGCCCGTATGGATAAAGAAGGTCAGATTCATGAGGGATTTACGCTGGCGTTTAACGGCCGCAATGAACACATCGATCTGAAATCCTTAACCAATGGTAAAACCGTGATGGTGTATGGCCAGACAGAAGTGACACGGGACCTGATGCAGGCACGATCCGACGCAGGCGCACTGAGTATTTATGAAGCGACCGACGTGCAATTACATGATTTTTATACCGATAAGCCACGCGTCACATTTACCAAAGACGGCGAGCATATCGAACTGAGCTGCGACTATATTGCAGGATGCGATGGCTTCCATGGTGTATCGCGCAAATCTGTCCCGGCGGATGCAATCAAAACCTTTGAACGCATCTACCCTTTTGGCTGGCTAGGGATTTTGTCTTCCACACCGCCGGTTGCACACGAATTAATTTACGCTAATCATGAACGCGGCTTTGCCTTGTGCAGCATGCGCTCCGCCGTATTAAGCCGCTACTATGTGCAATGTCCATTAGATGACAAAGTAGAGGACTGGTCGGATCAGCGGTTTTGGGATGAGTTAAAAAGTCGCTTACCTGCCCATGTCGCAACAGATCTGGTGACTGGCGATTCAATCGAAAAAAGTATCGCGCCGCTGCGCAGTTTTGTGGCGGAACCAATGACCTTTGGTCGCTTATTTTTGGTAGGCGACGCTGCTCATATTGTTCCACCAACAGGAGCAAAAGGGCTAAACCTGGCCGCCAGCGATGTGTACACTTTATACTACTGCCTGCGTAAAACATATCAAGACGGTCGGGTCGATATCCTCGGAAAATACTCAGAACTCTGCCTGCGTCGCATCTGGAAAGCCGAGCGCTTTTCCTGGTGGATGACATCGGTGCTGCATAAGTTCTCCGACGATCCTTTTGCACAGAAAATGCAATCGGCAGAGCTGGAGTACTACACCAGCTCCTTAGCAGGGCGCACCACGATCGCAGAAAATTATGTTGGCCTGCCCTATGAGCAAGTACTTTGA
- a CDS encoding glutathione S-transferase, with translation MIKVHHLNNSRSQRILWLLEELGVDYDIVNYQRDPVTRLAPAALKAIHPLGKSPVISDDDLVVAESGAIIEYLVNKYGDGRLRPKLDTAAYIKYSQWMHFAEGSAMLPLLLALYVGRLGEAGAPLGPRISSEIDNHISYISAELGDNLYLMGNELSAADIQISFVVEIAEARKMLGAYPNLQEYAKRLHANPAYIRALERGGPYSLGA, from the coding sequence ATGATTAAAGTCCATCACCTGAATAACTCGCGCTCGCAGCGTATCTTGTGGTTATTAGAAGAACTGGGAGTTGACTACGACATCGTCAACTATCAGCGTGATCCGGTGACACGGCTGGCACCAGCAGCGTTGAAGGCAATCCATCCTCTCGGCAAATCACCGGTCATTTCTGACGATGATTTAGTGGTAGCAGAGTCCGGTGCGATCATTGAATATCTGGTCAATAAATATGGTGATGGTCGCTTGCGGCCAAAGTTAGATACTGCGGCTTATATCAAATACTCTCAGTGGATGCATTTTGCTGAAGGCTCTGCGATGTTGCCGCTCTTGCTGGCTTTGTATGTTGGTCGTTTAGGTGAAGCTGGTGCGCCATTGGGACCGCGGATCAGCAGTGAAATCGACAACCACATTAGCTATATTAGCGCTGAGTTAGGTGACAATCTGTACCTGATGGGAAATGAACTGAGTGCCGCCGATATTCAAATCAGTTTTGTTGTAGAAATTGCAGAAGCACGCAAGATGCTGGGCGCTTATCCAAATCTGCAAGAGTATGCCAAACGGCTGCATGCCAATCCGGCATATATTCGTGCTTTAGAGCGTGGCGGTCCTTATTCTTTAGGGGCGTAA
- the pcaB gene encoding 3-carboxy-cis,cis-muconate cycloisomerase — protein sequence MSVSIFEHFLTTPDMIAVFDDAAIVQAMLQFEAALAKAQAAEGIIPETAARDIASVCNAQLYNIPVMVNASRRAGSLAIPLVKELTKTVALYSEESATHVHWGSTSQDVIDTAMVLATRQAISLIERDLQVLIQRLMQLAEQHLHTPILARTLMQPAQVTSFGFKLISWLAPLVRAREQLRQTATRALALQLGGAVGTLAVMGAKGPAVATRMAVDLGLILPPAAWHTQRDEWVRLGLEVAVLVGSLGKIATDLSLLAQGEIAELAEPSGKGRGGSSAMPHKRNPVSCMIALAAAARAPQRAAALLANMGQEHERGLGNWQAELAEWPGLFLSAHGAVNALSEAMAGLQVDTGRMLVNIDALQGLVFAESISIYLASVIGRPKAHSLMETLTQKAVADHTHLLDVVTEVVRNDARLSEVIDLAILQKLFDPHVATEVAAALASTQLAALRQGVASKHI from the coding sequence ATGAGCGTATCGATTTTTGAACATTTTTTGACCACGCCGGACATGATTGCCGTGTTCGACGATGCTGCCATTGTGCAGGCGATGTTGCAGTTTGAGGCTGCGTTGGCTAAGGCTCAGGCAGCCGAGGGCATCATTCCGGAAACCGCCGCACGCGATATTGCCAGCGTCTGCAATGCGCAGCTTTACAACATCCCTGTGATGGTCAATGCCAGCCGCCGCGCCGGTAGTCTGGCAATACCATTGGTGAAAGAACTGACCAAAACAGTCGCGCTTTATAGTGAAGAATCTGCCACGCATGTGCATTGGGGCAGCACCAGCCAAGACGTGATTGATACCGCCATGGTGTTAGCCACCAGGCAGGCAATCAGCTTAATTGAGCGCGACTTGCAAGTACTGATCCAACGCTTGATGCAACTAGCAGAGCAGCATTTACACACGCCCATATTGGCGCGGACCTTAATGCAGCCTGCGCAAGTCACCAGTTTTGGTTTCAAACTAATAAGCTGGCTTGCACCTTTGGTACGCGCACGTGAGCAGTTGCGTCAGACTGCCACCCGCGCCTTGGCTTTGCAACTCGGCGGCGCGGTCGGCACGCTGGCAGTGATGGGCGCAAAAGGGCCAGCGGTTGCCACGCGGATGGCAGTAGATTTGGGATTAATCCTGCCGCCAGCAGCCTGGCATACGCAGCGTGATGAGTGGGTGCGGCTGGGACTGGAAGTCGCCGTGCTGGTCGGCTCGCTGGGCAAAATTGCCACCGATCTGAGTCTGCTAGCGCAAGGCGAAATTGCAGAGCTGGCAGAGCCGTCGGGCAAAGGTCGTGGCGGTTCATCGGCGATGCCGCATAAGCGTAATCCTGTGTCTTGCATGATCGCCTTAGCTGCAGCAGCCAGAGCGCCACAACGCGCCGCCGCGCTACTGGCCAATATGGGGCAAGAACATGAACGTGGCTTAGGCAACTGGCAGGCCGAATTAGCAGAATGGCCGGGCTTATTTCTAAGCGCGCATGGCGCAGTCAATGCATTATCGGAAGCGATGGCGGGTTTGCAAGTCGATACTGGCCGTATGCTTGTGAACATCGATGCGTTGCAGGGACTGGTATTTGCCGAGAGTATTTCTATTTATCTGGCGAGCGTGATCGGTCGTCCAAAGGCACATAGTCTGATGGAAACCCTGACCCAAAAAGCAGTTGCCGACCACACGCATTTGCTGGATGTCGTTACAGAGGTGGTGCGTAACGATGCCCGTTTATCCGAAGTGATTGATCTGGCTATATTACAAAAACTGTTTGATCCGCATGTAGCAACCGAAGTCGCCGCGGCGCTGGCAAGTACGCAACTGGCGGCATTGCGGCAGGGCGTAGCAAGTAAGCATATTTAG
- the pcaH gene encoding protocatechuate 3,4-dioxygenase subunit beta, which produces MKFDSVEPGLYPTLIYPSYKSTIKRGPTQVALRIVAAEPVETNITASRSLILPNDMDLTAHGQSQPLGEKIVVTGRVLDEDGKPVRNSLLEVWQCNAAGRYWHKRDQHDAPLDPNFYGFGKMLTDDDGRYRFVTIKPGPYPWGNHHKAWRPAHIHFSLFGNVYAQRLVTQMYFPSDPLFDYDPIFQSIPDLAARQRLIARFSMDETVDDKMLGYEFDIVLRGRDATPMDL; this is translated from the coding sequence GTGAAGTTTGATTCCGTAGAACCGGGACTGTACCCAACCCTCATTTATCCCTCTTATAAATCCACGATCAAACGAGGCCCGACGCAAGTGGCGTTGCGTATCGTCGCTGCGGAACCTGTAGAGACCAATATCACTGCAAGCCGTAGTTTGATTTTGCCGAACGATATGGATCTGACTGCACATGGGCAAAGCCAGCCTCTGGGCGAAAAAATTGTGGTCACTGGTCGCGTCCTGGATGAGGATGGCAAGCCAGTGCGTAATTCTTTGCTGGAAGTATGGCAATGCAATGCAGCCGGACGCTACTGGCATAAACGTGATCAGCATGATGCGCCGCTTGATCCTAATTTTTATGGCTTCGGCAAGATGCTCACGGATGACGACGGGCGTTATCGTTTTGTGACCATCAAGCCTGGTCCTTACCCTTGGGGTAATCATCATAAAGCCTGGCGGCCTGCGCATATTCACTTTTCACTTTTCGGCAATGTTTATGCGCAACGTCTGGTGACGCAGATGTATTTTCCTAGCGATCCTTTGTTTGACTACGATCCGATTTTTCAGAGTATTCCCGATCTGGCCGCGCGTCAGCGTTTGATCGCCCGGTTCAGTATGGACGAAACGGTGGATGACAAAATGCTAGGCTATGAATTTGATATTGTCTTGCGCGGTCGCGATGCGACGCCCATGGATTTGTAA
- a CDS encoding protocatechuate 3,4-dioxygenase, whose amino-acid sequence MSVLLTTSQTIGPFSHEAWRWAVDATAQMSSSAPTITISGVIYDGDGTPMNDAMIEAWLPGSAGVEAAHAIPGFRRVPSAEDGSFQFELSIPLATESAQLGQPAMFVTVFARGLVKHQFTAVFLEDDAGLADAPILTQVPAERRITLIAIKQAERSYRWDIWMQTDKETVFFDYV is encoded by the coding sequence ATGAGCGTATTGCTGACCACTTCACAAACCATCGGTCCTTTTTCGCACGAGGCGTGGCGCTGGGCAGTGGATGCAACTGCACAGATGAGCAGTAGCGCACCGACCATCACGATCAGTGGCGTGATTTACGACGGTGACGGCACGCCAATGAATGACGCGATGATCGAGGCTTGGTTGCCCGGCAGCGCAGGTGTGGAAGCAGCGCATGCGATACCGGGTTTTCGGCGGGTGCCCAGCGCTGAAGACGGTAGTTTTCAATTTGAACTATCGATACCACTGGCAACAGAATCGGCGCAACTCGGGCAGCCAGCCATGTTTGTGACCGTGTTTGCGCGTGGCTTGGTCAAGCATCAATTTACTGCGGTGTTCCTGGAGGACGATGCTGGATTAGCTGATGCGCCGATTCTGACGCAGGTGCCGGCAGAGCGTAGAATCACTTTGATCGCGATCAAACAGGCCGAGCGTAGTTACCGTTGGGATATCTGGATGCAGACAGATAAAGAGACAGTCTTTTTTGACTATGTGTAA
- a CDS encoding 2-dehydropantoate 2-reductase yields the protein MTPSSEKTRVLVVGAGAIGSFYGALLAEGGADVSVVCRSDFDAIKSHGFDIDSPSLGQIHFTPAQVLQHTADYQGGWPDYLILSVKVVHGVDRAAMIKDAVGPDTTIVLIENGVEIEAEIAAAFPDNELISALAYVQISRVAPGKVKHHALGDLTFGTYPSGISSRCELLASLLERDGIKMTLTDNVVKGRWHKCVWNAVFNPISVLGGVLDTASILGPDEGKALVKKAMLEVIEVAAATDNPLPVAMVDQFIERTKNGPAYKTSMALDFENGRPMEVEVILGNVVRAGRREQVAMPVLETIYALMKMIDARDVAKDAAK from the coding sequence GTGACTCCATCATCAGAAAAAACCAGAGTACTGGTCGTAGGTGCAGGAGCAATTGGTAGCTTTTATGGTGCGCTACTCGCAGAGGGAGGCGCAGATGTCTCGGTTGTTTGTCGCTCCGACTTTGACGCAATAAAATCACATGGATTTGATATCGATAGTCCCTCACTCGGCCAAATACATTTCACACCTGCGCAAGTCTTACAACACACTGCAGACTATCAGGGCGGCTGGCCCGATTACCTGATCCTCAGCGTCAAAGTCGTACATGGCGTGGACAGAGCCGCAATGATTAAAGATGCAGTCGGTCCCGATACCACCATCGTTCTGATCGAGAACGGGGTTGAAATCGAAGCAGAAATCGCTGCGGCATTCCCCGACAATGAACTGATCAGCGCACTTGCGTACGTCCAGATCAGCCGCGTTGCGCCAGGCAAAGTCAAACATCATGCATTAGGCGACTTAACATTCGGCACTTATCCCAGTGGCATCTCATCGCGCTGCGAATTGTTAGCAAGCTTGCTGGAACGTGACGGCATTAAAATGACGCTGACCGACAATGTCGTCAAAGGGCGCTGGCATAAATGTGTTTGGAATGCGGTGTTTAACCCGATTTCTGTACTCGGCGGCGTACTCGATACGGCGTCTATTCTGGGACCTGACGAAGGCAAAGCACTAGTTAAAAAAGCCATGCTGGAAGTGATCGAAGTCGCAGCCGCGACCGACAATCCTTTGCCAGTAGCAATGGTCGATCAATTCATAGAACGTACCAAAAATGGCCCCGCCTACAAAACGAGCATGGCATTAGATTTTGAAAATGGTCGTCCGATGGAAGTAGAAGTCATCCTAGGCAATGTCGTCAGGGCTGGACGCCGCGAGCAAGTCGCTATGCCTGTATTGGAAACGATCTACGCCCTGATGAAAATGATCGATGCCAGAGACGTAGCCAAGGATGCAGCAAAATAA